Proteins encoded by one window of Nyctibius grandis isolate bNycGra1 chromosome 15, bNycGra1.pri, whole genome shotgun sequence:
- the FDXR gene encoding NADPH:adrenodoxin oxidoreductase, mitochondrial isoform X1: MGPGGACWRGGGVPRGWRRWLSSSAPAPRVAVVGSGPAGFYTAQHILKHHGGVRVDIYEKLPVPFGLVRFGVAPDHPEVKNVINAFTQTARSERCAYHGNVTVGRDVTVAELRRAYHAVVLSYGAEDNRVLGIPGENLSGVYSARAFVGWYNGLPENRDLKPDLSCETALILGHGNVALDIARILLSPLQLLRKTDITDGSLAALACSKVKRVWLVGRRGPLQVAFTIKELREMINLPGARPVLNPADFTGLENAVKDAPRPRKRLTELMIKTALEKPGEKTVEAQAAAPREWELKFQRSPQEVLPTADGRRARGVRMALTRLEGSGDSAKAIPTGDVEELECGLVLSSIGYRSLPLDPAVPFDTQRGVIPNSSGRVEGVPGLYCSGWVKRGPTGVIITTMNDSFDTAQSVLEDLQVGVLDVSTSREGFGAVESILRSRGVRPVSFSDWEKIDAAEVARGKAAGKPREKIVDPQEMLRLIGH; this comes from the exons caCCACGGTGGGGTTCGAGTGGACATCTACGAGAAGCTGCCTGTTCCCTTTGGGCTCGTCCGTTTTGGGGTGGCCCCAGACCACCCCGAAGTGAAG AACGTGATCAACGCCTTCACGCAGACAGCGCGCTCGGAGCGCTGCGCCTACCACGGGAACGTCACCGTGGGGAGGGACGTCACGGTGGCAGAGCTGCGGCGGGCTTACCACGCCGTGGTGCTG AGTTACGGTGCTGAAGATAACCGGGTCCTGGGGATCCCCGGGGAGAACCTCTCCGGCGTTTACTCGGCCCGAGCGTTCGTGGGCTGGTACAACGGGCTGCCCGAGAACCGGGAC CTGAAGCCTGACCTGAGCTGCGAGACGGCGCTGATTCTGGGTCACGGCAACGTGGCGCTGGATATTGCCCGGATCCTCCTGTCCCCGCTGCAGCTCCTCAGG AAGACAGACATCACTGATGGCTCCCTGGCAGCTCTTGCCTGCAGCAAGGTGAAGCGTGTCTGGCTGGTTGGGAGGAGGGGACCTCTCCAAGTTGCTTTCACTATCAAG GAGCTGCGGGAGATGATAAACCTGCCTGGTGCCAGACCTGTCCTGAACCCTGCTGACTTCACAGGCCTCGAAAATGCTGTAAAAG ATGCCCCCAGGCCCAGGAAGCGTCTGACTGAGCTGATGATCAAAACAGCCCTGGAGAAGCCTGGGGAGAAGACTGTGGAGgcgcaggcagcagccccccggGAGTGGGAGCTGAAGTTCCAGCGCAGCCCCCAAGAAGTGCTGCCCACTGCTGACGGGAGGAGGGCGAGGGGCGTCCGCATGGCCCTGACCCGCCTGGAG GGCTCGGGTGACTCCGCCAAAGCCATCCCCACTGGAGATGTGGAGGAGCTGGAGTGTGGGCTGGTGCTCAGCAGCATTGGCTACCGGAGCCTGCCCCTGGACCCGGCAGTGCCCTTCGACACCCAGCGCGGCGTTATCCCCAACAGCTCGGGCAGAGTGGAGGGTGTCCCAG GTCTGTACTGCAGCGGGTGGGTGAAGAGGGGACCCACAGGTGTGATCATCACCACCATGAACGACAGCTTTGACACTGCCCAGTCTGTGCTGGAGGATCTCCAGGTGGGCGTGCTGGACGTGTCCACCTCCAGAGAAGGCTTTGGGGCCGTGGAGAGCATCCTGCGCAGCCGAG GGGTCCGTCCTGTTTCCTTCTCGGACTGGGAGAAGATAGATGCTGCTGAAGTGGCAAGAGGCAAAGCTGCTGGCAAACCCCGAGAGAAGATAGTGGATCCCCAGGAGATGCTGCGGCTGATCGGTCACTGA